In Candidatus Stygibacter australis, the DNA window TTTGTTTCCCCGGCTATAGGCTTTAATAATGACAGTGGAGATTGGTTAGCAAATGGAATAGTAACAAGTAGTCAGTTTACACTGAGTATAGCACTGCAAAATCAGTTAAGTCAGAACACATACTTTTGGCAGGTACACGCTTTAGATTCTAATCAATTGCCTATTTATGATTGGTCTGCTTACCGAGAATTTGATTTACTTGATATTCTTCTTCCAGAAATCAAATTAATTGCCTCGGATGGAACGGTAAATGATAAGTTTGGGGGTTCCGTATCAATTTCAGGTGATAATGTCCTGATCGGTGCTTATTGGGATGACGATAATGGCTCTAACTCCGGATCAGCTTATATATATAATTATGATGGCACATCCTGGGTAGAGCAGCAAAAACTCACGGCATCGGATGGAGATACAGGTGATCGTTTTGGGGCTACCGTATCAATTTCAGGTGATTATGCCCTGATTGGTGCTTATTTTGATGACGATAACGGAGATAATTCAGGCTCTTTATACGTCTATCATTATAATGGCACATCCTGGGTAGAGCAACAAAAACTTACGCCATCGGATGGATATGCAGGTGATTATTTTGGGCATTTCGTATCAATTTCAGGAGATTATGCCCTGATCGGTGCTTCTGGTGATAACGATAATGGCAATAGAACCGGATCAGCATATATCTACTATTATAATGGTGCAGAATGGGTAGAGCAGCAAAAGATAACGGCATCGGATGGAAATGAATGGGATGAATTTGGGGATAAGGTATCAATTTCAGGAGATTTTGCACTGATTGGTGCTAATAAAGATGACGATTATGGCTCTTGTTCCGGATCAGCTTATATTTTCCATTATAATGGTACAGAATGGGTAGAACAGCAAAAACTCACGGCATCGGATAGTGATGTTGATGATCATTTTGGGAATTCCGTATCAATTTCAGGTGATCATGCCCTGATCGGTGCTTGGGGGGATGACGATCACGGTGATTGGTCTGGATCAGCTTATATATACAATTATAATGGTGCAGAATGGGTAGAGCAGCAAAAACTTACAGCTTCAAATGGAGATGAAAGTGATCGTTTTGGATGTTCCGTATCACTTTTAGAAGATTATATTCTGATTGGTGCTAGTTGGGATGAAGATAACGGCAATTATTCCGGATCAGCTTATATCTTCCATTATAATGGTGCAGAATGGGTAGAGCAGCAAAAAATCACAGCATCGGATGGTGGTGTTGAAGACTGGTTTGGGGGCCATGTATCACTTTCAGGAGATTATGCCCTGGTCGGAGCTTCTGGAGATGGTGCCGGATCAGCTTATATATACAATTATAATGATAGTGGCAATACTTTGCAGGCAGATTTCACAGCAGATCAAACAAATATAACATTAGGTGATGCAATACTGTTCACTGACTTATCTACTGGTGACCCAGTTAGCTGGGCATGGGATTTTGAGAATGATGGAGTAATTGACAGTAATGTTCAGGATCCAATATTTACTTATCCGGAACCTGGAGTTTACAGCGTGAGTCTTACTATCAGTAATGAAGAGCAACGTGATAGCGATACAGAAGTCAAGATGGACTATATTAATGTAAGTTTTAATTTGGAAGAAATCAAATTAATTGCCTCAGATGGAGCTTCAAGTGATTATTTTGGGGGTGGCGTATCAATTTCAGGAGATTTTGCCCTGATCGGTGCTAGATATGACGACGATAACGGCTCTGCTTCCGGATCAGCTTATATTTTCTATTATAATGGCACATCCTGTGTAGAACAGCAAAAACTCACAGCCTCTGATGGAGCTTCTAATGATTGGTTTGGGTCTTACGTATCAATTTCAGGAGATTTTGCCCTGATCGGTGCAATGTGGGATGACGATAACGGAGATTATTCTGGATCAGCCTATATTTTCTATTATAATGGCACATCCTGGGTAGAGCAGCAAAAACTCACGGCATCAGATGGAGCTTTTAATGATAGATTTGGTTCTGTATCAATTTCAGGTGACCTTGCCCTGATCGGTGCTTATCAAGATGACGATAACGGCTCTGATTCCGGATCAGCTTATATTTTCTATTATAATGGCACATCCTGGGTAGAGCAGCAAAAACTCATTGCATCAGATGGAGATGCAGATGATAGATTTGGTTTTGGATCAATTTCAGGTGACCTTGCCCTGATCGGTGCTTATCAAGATGACGATAACGGCTCTGATTCCGGATCAGCATATATTTTCCAATATAATGGTGCAGAATGGGTAGAGCAGCAAAAACTTTTGGCATCGGATGGAGCTGCAGATGACCATTTTGGGAGCTCCTCAGTTTCGGGTGACTATGCCCTGATCGGTGCTTCCCGAGATGATGATAATGGCTCTAACTCCGGATCAGCTTATATCTTCCATTATAATGGTACAGAATGGGTAGAGCAGCAAAAAATAACAGCTTCGGATGGTGATGCAGAGGATTGCTTTGGGGCTCCCGTATCAATTTCAGGTGATTATGCCCTGATCGGTGCTAGATACGGCGACGATAATGGCTCTAACTCCGGATCAGCATATATCTTCCATTATAATGGAGCAGAATGGGTAGAACAGCAAAAAATCACAGCATCGGATGGAGATGCAGAGGATTATTTTGGGAGTTCCGTATCAATTTCAAGTGACTATGCCCTGATAGGATCCCCTTCCGATAACGATAACGGCTCTAATTCCGGATCAGCGTATATATACAATTATAATGATAGTGGCATTACTTTGCAGGCAGATTTCACAGCAGAACAAACAAACATAACCGTAGGTGATGTAATACAGTTCACTGACTTATCTACTGGTGAACCAGTTAGCTGGGCATGGGATTTTGAGAATGACGGAGTTATAGACAGTGGTGTGCAGAATCCGGTATGGACTTATGAAGAAGCTGGAATTTACAGTGTAAGTTTAACGATTAGTAATGATACTGATAGTGATAATATCTTAAAGAATAATTATATTACCGTATCTGAAGGTTTAGAAAACCTCGAATGGGTAAAATCTGAGGATAATCCAATACTAACGGTCAATGGAACTGGATGGGAGCACTATTTCGTAAATAATTATGTTTTGGATGATGATGATGAATACAAAATGTATTATACTGCCATGGTTCCTAACTATATGGAAGTCGGTTTAGCTACCTCAAGCGATGGTATAAACTGGACAAAAAGTACTAATAATCCGGTTATCCAAAGAGATGTTCAGAACTGGTCTTCATTTCGTATCAAAATAGGTTCAGTGATTAAGAGAGAGGGGACATATTATGCATTTTATTATGGAGATGATCAAAATTTAAATGCTAATGGTTCAATTGGAGTTGCAACTTCGCCTGATGGAATAAATTGGACTCAATATGAAAATAATCCAATTATTTCTTATACAGAAATACCACCTGGAGATCACGGGATATTGAATCCTAATGTAGTTTATGTAAATGGCATTTTTAAAATGTTTTTTTGCCATTCTTATTATGGCGATTGTTATTATGCCGAATCTGATGATGGATTTAACTGGGAGATAAATAATGATCCGGGCATTTACGTTGGAACTTCAATCCGGCATGACGGAAATCAGTATTATGCGCTAAGATCTTTTGCTGAGGAAGATAGTGTCGGAGTATGGACTTCGAACGATGGTATATCCTGGAATCAGTATTCGATATCTTCATTTCTACCTTATCAAGATTGGCAAATAAGCAGTTATGATACTTCTCAAGGATATTTCTCGTTATTACCTGAGATAGAATCAAATGAACTCAAGCTTTTTTTCAGTTCATATCAGGGAGCATGGGGATATCAGAGAATGGGATTTGCCATCGCAGAAGTAAATTTTGTTAATGACTTAGAAGCAGATTTTATTGCTGATAACACATCCGGACTGGCACCTTTAGAAGTTAATTTCACTGATTTATCTGCAGGCAATATAACAAGTTGGGAATGGGATTTCCAGAATGATGGAGTTATAGACAGTAGTGTGCAGAATCCGGTATGGACTTATGAGGAACCTGGAGTTTATAGTGTGAGTTTGACAGTTTCTAATGATGTGTCACGTGAAAGTTCTACTGAATTGAAAGAGAATTATATAACTGTTTTAAGTCCTGATCCTATACTAAATCTGCCTGAAACAATAACCTTTAATGAGGATGAATCTACAATTCTTGATCTGGAAGATTACATTACATATTACAATCTCGAGGAATTGACTGTAAACTGGAACGGAAATGTCGAAGTCCTGATTAGCAATGAAGGTTTGGTGTTGGACTTTACAGCCTCTCTAAACTGGTTTGGTGATGAAATGATTGCATTCACAGTTAGTACCGATTCATCAAGAGAAAGTGTAACAGATAATCTGGATGTAATTGTCACTCCTGTTAATGATCCACCAATTTTAGAAATCACTGGTTCATTTGAAGCCGAAGAAGATATGCTATCCAGTAGTTATGATTTTGGCACTTTTTGTTCTCAAGTTTGGGGAGAGAATGATATTTTGACATTAAGTGCTGACAATTCGGAACACATCAATGTTCAAATTTTAGACTTGGAAGTAGTTTTTGAATCCAATACACCGAACTGGTTTGGGACTGAGGAAATTACATTTTTCCTTAATGATAATATCTCAGAGAGATTTAGCAGAGAGACATCAACTTTTAGCAGTAAACTAATAAATCAGTTTTCAACAGATGATAACGACTCATTAAGAGATATTGTACAACAGATTATAGAAGTAACAATAAATCCTGTAAATGATATACCTGAGTTAAATATGCCTGAACAACTCTTCCTGGATATCGCTGGAGAGCTGAATATTGATCTAAGCGATTATGCTTTTGATATAGATGATGATGCTTTACTTTATTCTGCCATACCGGGAGATGAACTGGAAGTAGAGATTTTGGGAAACCTGGCAATAATTTCATCTGAAATTAACTGGTCAGGAGCAGAAAATGTGATATTTTATGCAGATGATCAGCAGAGTCGAGCTACTGTCAGTGATACAGTTCTAGTAATAAGAGAGTTTATTGCTTATCCTGTAATAGAAGATATTGTAGATGTACCTGATGATCAGGGAGGAAAGGTGATAGTTTCATTCACAGGGAGCTGTTTTGATACTGACAGTCTGATCGTGCGTCCAGGTGAATCATATCAGGTAGAGTATTTATTTGAAGATAACTGGACAGCAGCTAATTCCACTATTGCTTATGGAGCAGATAATTATTTCGTACAGGTTAATACTTTGCAGGACTCAATGCCTGGATATCCCAATGTATATGATTTTCGGGTTATTGCAGCAATGGAAGAGGGGAACTTTGTAAGTAATATTATGTCTGGTTATTCACTGGATAATATATGTCCGGCAGTGCCGTCAGAGCTGCTCTTTGATTCTGGTTATCTCGTTTGGAATGAATCCGTTGATGAAGATTTTGCTTATTTCAGCATTTATCGGGATGGTGATTTGCTGGATTACAGTACAGAGCCAATAATGAGTATTATCGGAGATTCAGGTGACTATCAGGTTACGGCAGTGGATTGTCATGCTAATGAAAGTGAACTTTCGTCAGCAGTTTCTGGGGGTTATCCCTATGGAGATATTGATCATAACCAGGAGGTGGAAGCTATGGATGCATCACTGGTATTACAGTATTTCTGTTTGATAGTCACAGATTGGGAAGAATGGCAGATTGAGGTTGGTGACGTTGATGGTAACGGTAGTGTGGAGGCTTATGATGCCAGTTTAATTTTACAATTTACTGTTGGTTTCATTGATGAATTTCCAGTAGAAGAGGATAGTAGAAAAAATTAAAAAAACCAAACTATATTATGGGCAGACTTAGGTCTGCCCATTTTTTTTAATCCGATAATTGAATTAGAATACGCTACCAGAAATTGAAATATCAGTTAAAATACAAATGTCATAATTTTCAGATCAAGGGAAAATATGTGATTGATTTGAATCTTAGAGAAACCTTACTTTTCTATTTATTGAGAGTAGAATTTCAGAAAAAGATAGCGTAACTATTTAAATAGAAAAGATTTTTCTTGACATAAAAGTGATGTGTTACAGAAAAGACACAACTTATCTTGAGTTTCTAAAGAACCTTTCGGTTTACTCCGATTTGGAACTGACAGCAAACCACAGGAAAAGTTAACAAAGTCTAAGGATATTTGTGAGTTGTATCCAAGATTAAAATTGACTAAAACTCACAGGAGAAAAGGATGAATATTTACGTAGGAAATTTGGATTATCAGGTCACAAGTGAAGATTTGAAAGAAGCTTTCGGCAATTTTGGCGAAGTAGCTTCAGTTAATGTTATCATTGACAGAGAAACAGGAAGATCAAAAGGTTTTGGATTCGTAGAAATGCCTGATGATACCGCTGCAGAACAGGCTATTACTGGTTTAGATGGCACCCCACTTCTGGGACGCAACCTGAGAGTTAACCAGGCAAAGCCAAGAGAAGAACGCCCAGCAAGGCGCAATCGTTATTAATCAACAATAATCAACCTGCTCAGATTATCTGACAGGTTCAGGTTAATGAAAGGTTCACTTCACAGTGAACCTTTCTTTTTTGTCTGCATTTTAAGTAATGCCGTCTGACGAAACTGAATATCACAATTAAATCTAAAAAAAAGAACAAAATTTTGTGATTATACTTGACTAACTATTTCAAAACTACAGAAAAGTGCCATAGTTAGCTGGAGAGAAACAGGACAAAAATTGACTCCAGCGGAACTGAAGATCATTAAGGAACCAATTGAACTGACCTTTGTTTCGGCAAAGGTTTCTATAACTAATAATTAAAAAATATAAAAGAGGTAGTAATGAAAAGATTAGGAATAATGAAAGAGACTAAGAATCGCTGGGAACGCCGGGTGCCTATGAATCCGCAATCTGTCAAAAAACTGGTGGATAATGGTTATCAGGTGGTGATCCAACCTTCTGAGATCAGAATATATTGCGACGAAGAATATCGTGATGCCGGAGCTGAACTGAGTGATGACCTTAGTAAATGCGATCTGATCGTGGGAGTGAAGGAAATACCAATCGAAAGCCTTATACCGGGCAAGCCTCATCTGTTTTTTTCACACACTATCAAGGGACAGGATTATAATATGCCACTTCTGCAGTACTTTCTGGATAGTAAGAGCACTTTGTTAGATTATGAGAAGATCATAGACGAGAAAGGCAGAAGACTGGTATTTTTTGGCAAGTTTGCGGGAAATGCCGGCATGGTAGATGCACTTTGGGCAGCCGGACAGCGCTACTTTCAGGAATATGGCATCAACACACCTTTTTTGAAAGTAAAACAAAGCTATCAATATGACTCTCTGGAGCAGTGCCTGGCAGAATTAAAAGAAATTGGTGAAGAAATCAAAAGAGATGGATTGCCGGCAGAAATATGTCCCTTTAATATTTGTCTGCTTGGTTATGGCAATGTATCTATTGGTTGTCAGGAAATATTATCAGCTTTTCCAATACGCCAGGTTGAGCCATCAGCATTAGCTGGACTGGAAGTAAATCATAGAGCAGACGAGATGTATCTTTCTATCTTCAAGGAAGAACACCTGGTTGAACGAAAAGACGGAACTGGGTTTGAGTTAATTGATTATTTTGTGAATGGTGATCAATATAAATCAAAGATGGAGAAGTATTTGCCTTATTGTACCATGTATATGAGCGGTATATATTGGGCATCTGGATATCCGGTGTTTCTAAAAAATAGTGAACTGAGTAAATTACAGAGTAAGCAGCCTAAGCTTGTTATGATCGGTGATATTACCTGCGATCTGGAAGGCTCTATTGAAGCTACCCGCAAAGTGACTATGCCAGACAATCCCGTATTTATCTATAATCCAACCACAGATGAACTTACAGACGGTTTCAAGGGCAAAGGTTTTGCAGTATGTGCAATTGATAATCTTCCCTGTGAATTTCCCCGGGAAGCCTCAGATTTCTTTAATTCAGTACTGGAACCATTTGTACCTGCCATGCTCGATAATGATTACGAGAGATCAATAGCAGATTCTACTCTGCCGGAAGAAATAAAGCCTGCCTGTATTGCTCATCAGGGAAAGCTTGAAGAAAATTATCAATACCTTAAAGAATTTTTAAATAGATAAAAGGAGGTAGATTGTGACAGGAAAAGCAACTGCCGGTAACTCAGGAAAATCAGTTCGCAGTGACTGTTTTGTATCCTTGGAACTTACTAAATCCGGGGGTATCGAGATTAATCTTAAAAGCAAAGTGGAAGTGCTTTATGGTGAAAATATCCGTCAGGAATGCCTGAAAGTTCTTAAATTTTATAATATCAAAAATTGTAAGCTGGCAGTGGAAGACAGTGGTGCTTTGAATTTTGTAATTCAGGCACGTCTGGAAGCAGCAATTCGAGAAATTATCGAAACCGATAAAGAATATCTGCCAGAGATGCTGACTCAAAATCTTTATGGTACAAAAAAAGACCGTTATCGCAGAAGCAGACTTTATCTACCGGGCAATACACCCAAACTGGCTATTAATGCCGGATTACATAAACCTGATGGAATCATTCTCGATCTGGAAGATTCTGTTGCTCCTGCAAAAAAATATGAAACACGCTTCCTGGTGCGAAATACTCTAAGAGCTCTTGATTTCTATGGGGCAGAACGGATGGTGAGAATTAATCAAATCCCTGCCGGGCTTGAAGATCTGAAATATTTGTTACCTCATAACGTAAATGTGATACTGATACCTAAATGTGAAGATCCTGAACAGATTGGAGTTCTGGAAGAAGTAATAGGTGAGATGAAAGATAAGCATGATCTGGAACATCCTATCTGGCTGATGCCAATAATTGAAAGTGCTCTGGGCGTGATAAAAGCCTATGAAATAGCAACTGCTTCTCCCTATATAGTTGGACTGGCAATTGGTCTGGAAGATTATACAGCAGATCTGGGTACACAGCGCACCTTGGAAGGAAATGAGACATTTTTTGCCAGATGTCAGGTCGTCAATGCCGCCAGAGCAGCTGGGATCCAACCGATAGACAGCGTGTTCAGTGATGTTTCTAATATGGAGGGTTTGGCGAAGAATGTACAGAATTCCAAGCAGCTTGGTTTTGATGGTATGGGTTGTATTCATCCTCGTCAGATACCTGTAATTCATGAGAATTTTGCTCCTGATGAAAACGAAATTGCCAAGGCAAAGCTAATCGTGAATGCCTATATTATAGCTGAGGAACAGGGACAAGGAGTCGTTTCACTTGGTTCTAAGATGATTGATGCACCTGTTGTGAAACGTGCTCAACGCACTATAGATATTGCACTTAAGCTAAATAAGATAGACGCAAACTGGCGTGATGAATTTCTGAAGGAGGACTAAAAATGGCAGCCGAATTAGTAAAAAACTTTGTAGGACGCACAGTTCCAACTGAAGTAAATGGTAAGAAAGAAGTTCCCTATCTGGGTAATGGAAAATATAGACCAGAAGGTCGCCGTTATGGTCCGCCTATAGTATGCGCCGAAGATTATCCATCTGATGGAAATAAAGTAGTTCCCAACTTAAAAGAAGCATTACAGGCAGCCGGACTGAGAGATGGTATGATTATCAGTACTCATCATCATTTGCGTAATGGCGATCTGGTAGCGAATGAGGTTTTCAAAATCGCCAGTGAGATGAAAATCAAAGACCTGGTCTGGTTCCCTTCGGCTTCTTTCCCCTGCCATGCCGAGGTCATAAAATATTTGGATGATGGCACTATCCATCATATCGAAGGCAGTATGAATGGACCTTTGGGCAGATACTGTTCAGAAGGTAAAATGCGTGGAACAGCTATACTGCGTTCACACGGAGGACGCTATCAGGCAGTGGAAGATGGTGAAGTGGTTATAGATATTGCCGTGCTGGCAGCCCCTGAAGCCGATCCATTTGGTAATGCTAATGGTTTGCATGGACCTTCTGCCTGCGGTGGACTCGGTTTTGGTCTGGCAGATAGTCAATATGCCCATAAATCTATAATAGTAACAGATAATCTGATACCATTCCCCTGCATACCCATGCAGCTTCATGGCAATTATATTGATTATGTGGTGGTAGTGGATAAAATAGGTATTCCTGAAATGATCGTAAGCGGGACTACTCAGATAACTAAAAGCCCTGATCGACTTTTGATTGCAGAACTTACAGCAAAATTCTGTGAAGCTGCGGGACTTATCTATGATGGATTCTGTTTCCAGGCGGGAGCTGGTGGAACTTCGCTTTCCATTGGAATATATATCCATGAAATTCTAAAGAGAAAAGGCTGGAGAGCTCGCTGGTCCATAGGTGGCACCACCAAATACAGCACCAAAATGCTGGAAGAAGGCTCTTTAGAATATATGCTGGATGGTCAAACTTTTGATCATAATGCTGTGGAATCAATGGATAAAAATGATAACCATTACGCAATTTCAGTATTCCACTCTTATGATTATCACAGCAAAGGATTTTATCTGACCATGATGGATTTGGTGGTTTTGGGTGCCACAGAAGTGGATGTTAATTTTAATGGCAATGTGGTTACGCATTCTGATGGTTTGCTGCTGCATGGCATTGGTGGCTGGCAGAACTGCCTGTTTGCCAAATGTACTATTTTACCGATTCCTCTTTTCCGTAACCGGATGCCCGTTATACTTGATCAAGTAACTACTATAGTGGGGCCAGGCAGTATGGTGGATGTGATAGTTACAGAACGTGGTATTGCCATAAATCCTCTGAGAAAGGATTTGATAGATAAAACAAAGCATTCCGGATTGCCAATTAAAACAATTCAGCAACTCAAAGCAGAGGCAGAAGCGATTTGCGGAAAACCTGCTAAACCAGAACTGGAAGACGATATAGTTGCCATTATCAAATGGGTAGATGGCACAGTGATAGATAGCGTAAAAAAAGTAAAAACTAAATAAAACATGGAGGACACAATGGCTAAAAGAACCGTTGTAACAATGCCCGGAGATGGCATAGGAAAAACCGTATTACCTGAAGCGATTCGCGTACTTGATGCAGTAGGATTTGAAGCAGAATATGTTCATGCCGATATCGGCTGGGAATTCTGGTGCAAAGAAGGAAATCCACTTCCCCAGAGAACTTTGGATTTATTAGAAGAACATGGTATCAGTCTTTTTGGCGCTATCACAAGCAAGCCAAAATCTGAAGCAGCAAAAGAATTGTGCTCTACTCAGCAGGATAAGGGTCATGTATATTACAGCCCTATCGTGGGTTTACGTCAGCATTTTCTGCTTGATATCTGCCAGAGACCATGCAAAACATTTAAGGGTAACCCTTTGAACTTTATTCGTCGTGGTGCTGGAGATACAATCGAAGAACCTGAAGTAGATGTGGTTATTTTCCGTCAAAATACCGAAGGTCTTTATGGTGGTGTGGAATGGACAAATCCTCCTGATAAGGTGTATGAAGGCTTGATGACACATCCTAAATTCGTGAAAAATTTTGGCTGGTGCCCCCGCGAAGAGCTGGCGATCAGTACCCGCATTTTCACTAAGAAGTATTCTCAGCGTATTTGCGAACAGGCTTTTGAATATGCCAAGGAATTTGGTTATAAGAAAGTAACACTTTGCGAGAAACCAAACGTGATCCGTGAAACTTCTGGCATGATGCTGGCAATCTGTCGTGAATTAGAAAATAAATATCCAGAAATCACCTTTAATTATACGAATATAGATGCCCAGATGATGTGGATGACCAAGAATCCAGAAACTTATGGTGTGATCATTGCCGGAAATATGTTCGGTGACATCGTATCTGATGGTTTTGCTGGTTTAACTGGTGGATTAGGTTTTGCCTGCAGTGCTAATATTGGCAAAAAAGTGGCTATTTTTGAACCGACTCACGGTTCTGCTCCCAAATATGCTGATTATGAAGTATCCATAGTATCTCCTATCGCTATGGTATTATCTGCCTGCATGATGCTGGATCACATTGGTGAGACAGATAAGGCGATTACGATCAGAAAAGCCGTTTCCAAAGTAGTGGAGGAAGGCAAAGTTCGCACTTATGACATGATGAAAATGAGCGGTAAGCCAGATGTAGTTTCAAAAGGTGCAGCAAGCACTCAGCAGATGACTGATGCTATCATTGCAGCTTTATAAATAGGAGGAATAATGACAGTAAAGGAATTGTGGCCGGAACTGGAATGGATAAAAGATGAGCAATTGCGTGCCCAGACAGAAAAAACCTGGAAAATTGCTTTGGAAAGAAGCGTACTTACGGCAG includes these proteins:
- a CDS encoding citrate lyase subunit alpha; the protein is MAAELVKNFVGRTVPTEVNGKKEVPYLGNGKYRPEGRRYGPPIVCAEDYPSDGNKVVPNLKEALQAAGLRDGMIISTHHHLRNGDLVANEVFKIASEMKIKDLVWFPSASFPCHAEVIKYLDDGTIHHIEGSMNGPLGRYCSEGKMRGTAILRSHGGRYQAVEDGEVVIDIAVLAAPEADPFGNANGLHGPSACGGLGFGLADSQYAHKSIIVTDNLIPFPCIPMQLHGNYIDYVVVVDKIGIPEMIVSGTTQITKSPDRLLIAELTAKFCEAAGLIYDGFCFQAGAGGTSLSIGIYIHEILKRKGWRARWSIGGTTKYSTKMLEEGSLEYMLDGQTFDHNAVESMDKNDNHYAISVFHSYDYHSKGFYLTMMDLVVLGATEVDVNFNGNVVTHSDGLLLHGIGGWQNCLFAKCTILPIPLFRNRMPVILDQVTTIVGPGSMVDVIVTERGIAINPLRKDLIDKTKHSGLPIKTIQQLKAEAEAICGKPAKPELEDDIVAIIKWVDGTVIDSVKKVKTK
- a CDS encoding isocitrate/isopropylmalate family dehydrogenase; translated protein: MAKRTVVTMPGDGIGKTVLPEAIRVLDAVGFEAEYVHADIGWEFWCKEGNPLPQRTLDLLEEHGISLFGAITSKPKSEAAKELCSTQQDKGHVYYSPIVGLRQHFLLDICQRPCKTFKGNPLNFIRRGAGDTIEEPEVDVVIFRQNTEGLYGGVEWTNPPDKVYEGLMTHPKFVKNFGWCPREELAISTRIFTKKYSQRICEQAFEYAKEFGYKKVTLCEKPNVIRETSGMMLAICRELENKYPEITFNYTNIDAQMMWMTKNPETYGVIIAGNMFGDIVSDGFAGLTGGLGFACSANIGKKVAIFEPTHGSAPKYADYEVSIVSPIAMVLSACMMLDHIGETDKAITIRKAVSKVVEEGKVRTYDMMKMSGKPDVVSKGAASTQQMTDAIIAAL